The Aureispira anguillae genome contains a region encoding:
- a CDS encoding PorV/PorQ family protein produces MKNILTYCLILLSSLLQAQDTHYWTNQFGARASLLGGAVIAGLDDNSSVYYNPANLAFIKQSTVSLNTSVYKYTDMYIGNGAGTQIDLTSQRISLYQQMISGLLTKNPEKRWRLGFNILTRQHVNIDMTQRHEALYEINPNQAGKEHYIGSIELRNNLNETWGCLGLGYKINAHFSVGLTAIVTYRSQKHTFAYTARSISIDSTTHTGNYIPLDIATNSFYVHTRTNLVGGLLKAGFHARFGKWRFGLNISSPSITIWGESRVQREVNQTNLPGNIDKVQTGEQTQLKSQYKYPFSIGLGAAFLYKTGLFSFSAEYFSSIKQYKMIESDPNQPTFPAFLSKPGLDLFTVYLGANQVLNGAIGWEQQLVKKIKLHLGVRSDFSYARRSDRIRAGDLTIISAPIDLWHFAAGISWRRKASLMSIGVNYTYGHRDKGFSQLINFTDPLIQSPLFLVGQRDDSAFINYHAATLLIGYTYYFALK; encoded by the coding sequence ATGAAAAATATACTTACTTATTGCCTTATCCTTTTATCTTCTTTATTGCAAGCTCAAGACACCCATTATTGGACCAATCAATTTGGTGCTCGTGCCTCTTTGCTTGGAGGGGCTGTTATTGCTGGTTTAGATGATAATAGTTCTGTATATTATAATCCTGCTAATTTGGCTTTTATCAAACAAAGCACCGTTTCGCTCAATACCTCTGTTTATAAATACACCGATATGTATATTGGGAATGGAGCAGGCACTCAAATAGATTTAACGTCCCAAAGGATTAGTTTGTATCAACAAATGATTTCTGGTTTGTTAACCAAAAACCCTGAAAAAAGATGGCGACTGGGGTTTAATATTCTCACTCGGCAGCACGTTAACATAGATATGACCCAACGCCATGAAGCCCTCTATGAAATCAATCCTAACCAAGCTGGTAAAGAGCATTATATCGGCAGTATAGAGTTGCGAAATAATTTAAATGAAACGTGGGGCTGTTTAGGCCTTGGTTACAAAATTAATGCTCACTTTTCTGTGGGCTTGACAGCCATTGTCACCTATCGCTCCCAAAAACACACCTTTGCCTATACCGCTCGATCCATTAGTATAGACTCTACTACTCATACAGGCAATTATATTCCACTTGATATAGCAACCAATTCTTTTTATGTACACACCCGTACCAATTTAGTTGGAGGGCTTCTGAAAGCAGGCTTTCATGCTCGTTTTGGCAAGTGGCGTTTTGGCTTAAATATTTCTTCTCCATCCATTACTATTTGGGGAGAATCTCGTGTTCAACGAGAGGTCAACCAAACCAATTTGCCAGGCAACATAGATAAAGTGCAAACGGGAGAACAAACTCAGCTAAAATCTCAATACAAATATCCTTTTAGCATTGGTTTAGGAGCTGCTTTTTTATACAAAACAGGTTTATTTAGTTTTTCCGCAGAATATTTTTCTAGCATTAAGCAATACAAAATGATCGAATCCGATCCTAACCAGCCTACTTTTCCTGCTTTTCTTAGCAAACCTGGCTTAGATTTATTTACGGTTTATTTAGGAGCAAATCAAGTATTGAATGGTGCCATTGGTTGGGAACAACAATTGGTCAAAAAAATAAAACTGCATTTAGGTGTTCGTAGTGACTTTAGCTATGCCAGACGCTCTGACCGAATCCGAGCAGGAGATTTAACCATTATTAGTGCCCCAATTGATTTGTGGCATTTTGCGGCTGGCATCTCTTGGCGCAGAAAAGCTAGCCTAATGAGCATTGGAGTTAATTATACTTATGGACATCGAGACAAAGGCTTTAGCCAATTAATCAATTTTACGGACCCACTCATCCAGTCTCCTCTCTTTTTGGTGGGGCAAAGAGATGATAGTGCTTTTATTAATTATCATGCTGCTACGCTACTTATTGGTTATACCTATTATTTTGCTTTAAAATAA
- a CDS encoding NUDIX hydrolase: protein MTDYNTNYKPLVTVDCVVFGLDQSSEVRVLLIKRAYAPYQGSWALPGGFIKENETLDAAARRELEEETGVRDIFIEQLYTFSDLHRDPRGQVISVAYFALVNLEEHPPFAATDAQEAQWFKLSELPDLAFDHAQILEVATKRLDAKVRYQPIGFELLPDKFTLSELQKLYETILGRQLNRRNFRSKILKMNILEQLERQKDVPHRPAFLYKFNKEKYEELSKNGFEFAISPPKERNS, encoded by the coding sequence ATGACCGATTATAACACAAATTATAAACCACTAGTTACTGTTGACTGTGTAGTCTTTGGGCTAGATCAAAGCTCAGAAGTTCGTGTTTTGCTCATCAAACGAGCTTATGCTCCCTACCAAGGTTCATGGGCCTTACCTGGGGGGTTTATCAAAGAAAATGAAACATTAGATGCCGCTGCTAGACGTGAGTTAGAAGAAGAAACAGGCGTTCGAGATATTTTTATAGAACAACTTTATACCTTTAGCGATCTCCATCGAGATCCTAGGGGGCAGGTTATTAGTGTAGCATATTTTGCCCTTGTCAATCTAGAAGAACACCCTCCCTTTGCGGCTACAGATGCCCAAGAAGCCCAATGGTTCAAACTGTCAGAACTTCCTGACTTAGCATTTGATCATGCCCAAATTCTAGAAGTTGCCACCAAACGTTTGGATGCAAAAGTTCGCTATCAGCCGATTGGGTTTGAATTATTGCCCGACAAATTTACCCTTAGTGAATTGCAAAAATTGTATGAAACCATCTTGGGTCGCCAACTCAACCGTCGAAACTTTAGATCCAAAATTCTAAAAATGAATATTCTGGAGCAATTAGAACGCCAAAAAGATGTTCCCCATCGCCCTGCTTTTTTGTACAAATTTAATAAAGAAAAATATGAAGAGTTAAGCAAAAATGGGTTTGAATTTGCTATATCTCCTCCCAAAGAACGCAATTCTTAA
- a CDS encoding nicotinate phosphoribosyltransferase translates to MNHLKTRYQTNLALLTDLYQLTMAYGYWKSNRIEDEAIFHLFYRKNPFQGDYAIACGLQDVIDFLSTFQFSPSDIAYLRSLKDSNDDLLFEEDFLVYLAEMKFSCTVDAIEEGTVVFPQEPILRIKGPLIQAQLLETILLNCINFQTLIATKAARIVQAAENDTVLEFGLRRAQGIDGSLSASRAAYIGGCHATSNVLAGKIYGIPVKGTHGHSWVMSFDDEIEAFEAYAKAMPNNCIFLVDTYDTIKGVKKAIRVGKKLRKKGHSFLGIRLDSGDLSALSIQARQLLDKAGFEDAIILASDSLDEYQLKTLKNKDAQITAWGVGTNLVTAKDQPALGAVYKLAAIKKKNAPWQYKIKLSNTPNKVSTPGLLQVRRYLLSDGQPFGDMIWNTEDKEPIPRIQSFDGRAIVTNNRAYKELLVPIFQAGELVYQAPNIHQIRKRGKEEIDLFKKVDFKLYPIGLEEQLNALKLALIQQHI, encoded by the coding sequence ATGAATCACCTTAAAACTCGGTATCAAACAAATTTAGCCTTATTGACTGATTTGTATCAATTAACAATGGCTTATGGCTATTGGAAATCAAATCGCATAGAAGATGAAGCTATATTTCACCTATTCTATAGAAAAAATCCATTTCAAGGAGACTATGCCATAGCATGCGGCCTTCAAGATGTTATTGATTTTTTATCGACCTTTCAGTTTTCTCCTTCTGATATTGCCTATTTAAGGAGCCTTAAAGATTCCAATGACGATTTACTTTTTGAAGAAGATTTTTTAGTTTATTTGGCTGAAATGAAATTTTCGTGTACCGTTGATGCCATTGAAGAAGGAACTGTTGTTTTTCCACAAGAACCAATTCTGCGAATAAAAGGTCCTCTAATTCAAGCACAACTTTTAGAAACCATTTTGTTAAACTGTATCAACTTTCAAACGCTCATTGCGACTAAAGCCGCAAGAATTGTTCAAGCAGCAGAAAATGATACGGTCTTAGAATTTGGATTGAGGCGAGCACAGGGAATAGACGGAAGCTTGTCTGCCAGTCGTGCTGCTTATATTGGGGGCTGTCACGCCACTAGCAATGTATTGGCAGGCAAAATATATGGCATTCCTGTCAAGGGTACGCACGGACATAGTTGGGTAATGAGTTTTGACGATGAGATTGAGGCTTTTGAAGCCTATGCCAAAGCAATGCCCAACAATTGTATCTTTTTAGTGGACACCTATGATACTATAAAAGGAGTCAAGAAGGCAATTCGAGTTGGTAAAAAACTAAGAAAAAAGGGGCATTCTTTCTTGGGCATTCGCTTGGACAGTGGCGACTTGAGTGCCTTAAGTATTCAAGCTCGTCAATTATTGGATAAAGCAGGGTTTGAAGATGCCATTATTCTTGCCAGTGATAGCTTAGATGAGTATCAACTTAAAACCTTAAAAAACAAGGATGCTCAGATTACAGCTTGGGGAGTTGGTACAAACTTAGTTACCGCAAAAGATCAACCTGCATTGGGAGCGGTCTACAAACTTGCAGCCATCAAAAAAAAGAACGCTCCTTGGCAGTATAAAATTAAGCTATCCAATACACCCAACAAGGTCTCTACCCCTGGTCTTTTACAAGTTCGACGTTATTTACTTAGCGATGGTCAGCCTTTTGGGGACATGATTTGGAATACAGAGGATAAGGAACCAATTCCTAGAATCCAAAGTTTTGATGGTAGAGCGATTGTCACCAACAACCGAGCTTACAAAGAATTATTGGTTCCCATTTTTCAAGCTGGTGAACTGGTCTACCAAGCGCCCAATATTCACCAAATTAGAAAACGAGGAAAAGAAGAAATAGATTTATTCAAAAAAGTAGATTTTAAGTTATATCCAATTGGATTAGAAGAACAATTAAATGCCCTAAAATTAGCGTTGATACAACAACATATCTAA
- a CDS encoding RluA family pseudouridine synthase — translation MAKKDYTVLLEDEHLLIVNKRSGLLTIPDRYRADIPNLYHKLQAVYGEIYIVHRLDKGTSGLICFAKTKEAHRLLSLQFEAREPVKRYYAIVQGVPFEKEGIIDVGLSPNKEGGMHVDIKRGKPSVTEYQVIEAFGQFSLVEATILTGRTHQIRIHFKHLGHPLAVDALYANKSELYLSEIKRKRFNLKKNTDERPLLSRVPLHAHSLKLLHPVTNEPIDINCEVPKDMRAILSQLRKWSKKN, via the coding sequence ATGGCAAAAAAGGATTATACGGTATTATTAGAAGATGAACATCTATTAATCGTTAATAAGAGGAGTGGTTTGTTAACCATTCCCGATCGATATAGAGCGGACATTCCTAATTTATACCACAAACTTCAAGCAGTATATGGGGAGATTTATATTGTTCATCGATTGGATAAAGGAACAAGTGGCTTGATTTGTTTTGCCAAAACCAAAGAGGCACACCGTTTGCTAAGTTTACAGTTTGAAGCTAGAGAACCCGTCAAACGTTATTACGCAATTGTGCAGGGAGTACCTTTTGAGAAGGAAGGAATTATAGATGTTGGTTTGTCACCGAACAAAGAAGGTGGAATGCATGTAGATATAAAGCGGGGGAAACCTTCTGTTACAGAATATCAAGTGATAGAAGCATTTGGGCAGTTTTCATTGGTTGAAGCAACGATTTTAACAGGAAGAACGCACCAGATTAGAATTCATTTTAAGCACCTTGGACACCCCTTAGCGGTAGATGCTTTGTACGCTAACAAATCAGAATTATATTTATCAGAAATAAAACGTAAACGCTTTAACTTAAAGAAAAACACGGACGAAAGACCCTTACTGAGTAGGGTTCCTTTGCATGCACATTCTTTAAAATTGTTGCACCCTGTTACAAACGAACCAATTGATATTAACTGTGAGGTTCCCAAAGATATGCGGGCCATCTTGAGTCAGTTAAGAAAGTGGAGTAAAAAAAATTAA
- a CDS encoding potassium channel family protein — protein MLPTGYTRHTVHLKRFERINKYIRNILLAFILLCTTTVIGIVGFMTIDDYTFSEAFYMTIITLSTVGYGEVKPLSPNGQIFTSFLIIFNLGVFAYAISIISNFIIEGELRSFLKDYKMYQKIHKLEDHTIVCGFGRHGRQICEELTKNNLPFVVIEPESKNFEDLRTLKYFFMEGDATSDEMLIDAGIHRAKAVVVTYSENAFNVYTVLTARQLNPKLRIITRATDRAAEKKLMRAGANHVVLTEVIGGFYMATLIHQPNVVEFFSIISNMGDVSIHFKEVHYHEMKREYRDKSILDLSLRSHTGVNIIGVRLLDGNYNVNPKPDVIIRKGMTLVVLGDLNQIKLFKNIIMIDEPPREDPGSHSRY, from the coding sequence ATGTTACCAACAGGCTATACTAGACATACCGTCCACCTAAAGCGATTTGAGCGCATCAATAAATATATTCGAAATATTTTATTGGCCTTTATTTTATTGTGTACAACAACAGTCATTGGCATTGTGGGGTTTATGACCATAGACGATTATACCTTTAGTGAAGCCTTTTATATGACGATTATCACATTGTCAACGGTTGGTTATGGAGAAGTGAAGCCACTGTCTCCTAATGGGCAGATTTTTACTTCTTTCTTGATTATTTTTAACCTAGGAGTATTTGCTTATGCCATTTCTATTATTTCTAATTTTATTATTGAAGGCGAATTGCGTTCCTTTCTAAAAGATTACAAAATGTATCAAAAAATACACAAATTGGAGGATCATACGATTGTTTGTGGCTTTGGTCGCCACGGGCGTCAAATTTGCGAAGAACTGACCAAAAATAACCTACCTTTTGTGGTCATAGAGCCCGAATCAAAAAACTTTGAGGATCTACGAACGCTGAAATATTTTTTTATGGAAGGCGATGCTACTTCGGATGAAATGTTAATTGATGCAGGAATTCACAGGGCAAAAGCAGTGGTTGTTACCTATAGTGAAAATGCATTTAATGTCTATACGGTTTTGACAGCTAGACAACTCAATCCAAAACTTAGAATCATCACAAGGGCAACCGATCGAGCAGCAGAAAAAAAATTAATGAGAGCTGGGGCAAATCATGTGGTTTTGACGGAAGTTATTGGTGGGTTTTATATGGCTACCTTGATTCATCAGCCTAATGTAGTAGAGTTTTTTAGCATTATTTCCAACATGGGGGATGTTTCCATTCATTTTAAGGAGGTGCATTATCACGAAATGAAAAGAGAATATCGGGATAAATCGATTCTTGATTTAAGTTTGCGTTCGCATACTGGCGTTAATATCATTGGGGTTCGTTTGTTGGATGGAAATTATAATGTAAACCCCAAGCCTGATGTCATTATAAGAAAAGGAATGACGCTTGTCGTTTTGGGAGATTTGAATCAAATTAAATTGTTTAAGAATATAATTATGATTGATGAACCTCCTAGAGAGGACCCAGGAAGCCATTCTCGGTATTAA
- a CDS encoding thioredoxin family protein encodes MKQILFILFFMPFASVSVVAQSNIKNLANKAALDIAIQNNEKVVVFFAAEWCDYCKDFLPKVEELTLIHQEVIFFKINYDENIDFFEKEGIKATPTTVLYKNGSKVDQMVIIETPPLKEKLDHF; translated from the coding sequence ATGAAACAGATTTTATTCATCTTATTCTTTATGCCTTTTGCAAGCGTATCTGTTGTAGCACAATCGAATATTAAGAACCTTGCTAATAAAGCAGCACTTGACATCGCCATTCAAAATAATGAGAAAGTAGTTGTTTTTTTTGCAGCAGAATGGTGTGATTACTGCAAAGACTTCTTACCCAAAGTAGAAGAGCTTACTCTAATACATCAAGAGGTAATATTTTTTAAGATCAATTATGATGAAAATATCGATTTTTTTGAAAAAGAAGGCATTAAAGCTACGCCTACAACCGTACTTTACAAAAACGGTTCAAAAGTAGATCAGATGGTGATCATTGAGACCCCACCATTAAAAGAAAAACTTGACCATTTTTAG